GGGGCATTTTTCAGGATTTCCAGGATCTGTTCTTCTTATCCTTGCCGGATCGGTCATCATGGGTAGAATTTTCTCTTTCAACTCTTTCTCGTTAGTTTCTATGTTTATAACGTTCCCATAGCTCTTAGACATCTTCCTTCCATCTGTGCCGGGTAGTTTCGGCACTTTGGAAATGATCGGTTGTGGTTCAGGAAATATTTCTTTGTACTTCATATTAAACTTTCTTGCGATTTCTCGCGTAAATTCTAGATGGTAGATTTGATCTTCCCCAACCGGCACTCTATCCCCTTTATATATCAAAATATCTGCAGCTTGTAAAACAGGATAGCCTAAAAATCCTAAGTTAGTTAAATCCTTAGTGGATATGTTACTTATTTGTTCTTTATAGGTTGGTATTCTTTCTAATCGTGAAACAGACGCTATCATACTAAAAATTAAATAAAGTTCCGCGTGTTCTTTTATGGCTGATTGAACAAATAAAACACTTTTTTTAGGATCCAACCCTACCGCCACATAATGCCTTATTATATCAAAAGTAGAGGGTTGTATTATCTCAGGTGTGTCATAATGAGAGGTCAAAGCATGCCAATCGGCGACGAAGAAAAAATTTTTGTCTGATTTATTTTGAATCTCTACCCAATTTTCTAAAGTTACAAAGTTTCCAATATGTAATTTACCTGTAGCTCTCATTCCACTTAGAATGGTCATCTTTTACCTCCGTTTATTATATATTTTTTTGCTGTCCTTAGCTATTATAGCATAGATTTGACGTTAAGGCGCTTTAAAATTATATAAAGGAGTTATTCTTTTTATAATTTCTACGGTATCTTGTATGTTTTCTTCTATTTCTTTTAGAGACTTATACACCATTGGGGCTTCATCTATCGTTTGAGCATTAACAGAAGTAGAATAAATGCCATTCATCGCTTTTTTGTACTCTTCAATTGTTATTCTTTTCTTAGCTTGTTTCCTACTCATTACCCTTCCCGCACCATGTGGGGCTGAGAAGTTCCAATCAAGATTGCCTTTACCAACACATATCAAACTACCATCTTTCATATTTATAGGGATTATTAATTTTTCACCAAGTTTGGCAGAAACGGCACCTTTTCTCAAGATCATCTTTTCCAGGTCTATATAGTTATGGATGGTAGTGAACCTTTCACTAACGTTCAATTGCATTTGTTGAATGATTATATCAGTTATAGCTTTTCTGTTGAGTAATGCATAATTTTGTGTTATCTTCATATCCCAAAGGTAATCGTTGAACTCTTCCTTTTCCAAATACGCTAAGTGTTTAGGGATGTCTATATTTTTGATTGATCTATTTTTCTTCTTCTTTCTCTTTGAGAGTGGTTGACCCGTTAACATAGAATAAGCCAAATTCTGATAGTATTCAGCAACCTGTTTCCCTAAATACCTACTTCCAGAATGTACAACAATATACAAATTATTTGATTCATCTCTGTCTACCTCAATGAAATGATTTCCTCCGCCTAAGGTACCTATGCTCAGTATCGCTCGTTCTAAATCTATGAATTCTCTACATTTTAATTCTAATATCTGACTTTTTTCGACGTATGGGTGAGGCTTTTTACGAATATTGAAACCAGATGGGATTTCTTTCCTTATTACTTTATCAAGTTTTTCAAAGTTTATCTGTTTTTCCTCAATTTTAACTACTTCTACTCCACAGCCTATGTCGACTCCAACTAAATTAGGAACTATTTTGTCTTTTATGGTCATCGTTGTTCCAATTACACATCCTACCCCCGTATGTGCATCAGGCATTATCCTAATCTTAAGTCCTTTAACGAACTCTTGGTCGCACAGTTCTTTAATTTGTCTTATCGCTTCTTCTTCCAACTCATTTGTAAAAATCTTTGCCTCGTTAAATTGCCCTTTGATTATCATCATGTGTATCATCCTTTCACACGCTTCAACTCTTTTTATATCGTAACCTTTATTACTAAACTTCTTAATTAAATAATATCACAAAAAATTTAAAACACCTTTAGGATACAATAACCTCAATAAAGAACTAATTAAATGAATCAATAGTATGACTGAATTTAATAGTTAAAGTTTTCTTAAGATAAGTCGATAATGAATAGGTAGGAAAGAATACAAAGGAAGTGAAAACAATGGCTAGTAATCCTTATGTTGGTACTTTTCAATTAACCGGCGCCGTTTCGGGAATGGACACACAAGCAATGGTCCAAAAATTAATGGAAGTTGAGCAACAACCTTTAAATAGAGCTCAAGAAAAATTTGATACTCTTACCTACAAACAAAAACTTTGGATGGAAGTAGACAATAAATTGGAGGATTTTTATGATTATCTGATCACTTTCAAATTGAAGAGTACTTTGATTCCAAAAAGTGCCACTTCTTCTGACGAAAGTGTATTAACCGCTACTGCTTCTGCAGATGCTGATAATTCAACTTTTTACTTGAAAGTTAATTCGTTGGCTTCTCCTACTGTTCTTGTAGGTGAGAACATTGATTCAACAATTACAAAAAGTTCAACAATAGGAGAGGTTATAAGTGCAACAGGTGATTCAACTTTTACCATCAAAAAAGGAGAAGATTCTGATACTATAACCGTTTCAGACAGTGAAACAATTCAAAACCTCATAGACAAAATAAACGCTTCAACCTTGGGAGTAGAAGCAAAATTTGATGATGCAAACGGCAAATTTTTCATTGTCAACGAAGAAAATAGGAACGTTGATATTAGCGTAATTGCTGACGCAGGTTCTAACGGTGAAACACTAATTACAAAACTACATTTGAATGGGACTGATACCGTTATGACCTCAGGAAGTTTTGGAGAGGTTGAATTGTCTTTTGATGGAAGTACATCTATCACCACTTATCGCGACTTAACAGAAAACACTTTGAACGTTTTCGGTACTACAATCGATTTAAAGTCAACCTCTAGTAGTTATGTGAAAGTTTCTATTGAACAAGATATAGATAAGAGTGTTGAAAATATAAAGGAATTTGTCGATAAGTACAACGAAACGATTACTTATGTGTATGACTTATTACATGAAGACCAAGTTACCGATAAGCCTACAGAAGAGATGACAGAAGAAGATTATATGAAAGGGATGCTAAAAGGAGATAATAACCTAGAGAAAATATTTTATACTCTAAGAAATATGGTTTACTCACCTGTAGATATAGAACAATCTGGTTCCCAATATAATACTCTTTTTGATATTGGAATAACCTCAGGAGATTTAGGTGCTGGTTATGAAAATACAATGAAAGGCTTATTGAGCGTCGATGAAGATAAACTTAGAGAGGCTTTGAATACTAATTCCGAAGATGTTTGGAAGTTGTTCGCAACAAACGATACAACTAATAAAGAATATGGATATGCTCAATCCGTGCAGAATTATCTGTATGAAGTAACTAAGTTCAATGGCTATATAGATCAAATTGCCGGAACAAACGGCACCATAGGTAACGAGATGCGACGGCTAGCGGATGAAATGACCAACCTATTAGATAGGCTTCAAAGAAAAGAAGCACAATATTATGCACAGTTCTCGGCTATGGAGCAAGCTATCCAACAATTGAACGCACAAGGAATGTACATACAAAATGCTTTTTCTAACCAATAGATAAAACAA
This genomic window from Petrotoga mexicana DSM 14811 contains:
- a CDS encoding RtcB family protein, translating into MMIIKGQFNEAKIFTNELEEEAIRQIKELCDQEFVKGLKIRIMPDAHTGVGCVIGTTMTIKDKIVPNLVGVDIGCGVEVVKIEEKQINFEKLDKVIRKEIPSGFNIRKKPHPYVEKSQILELKCREFIDLERAILSIGTLGGGNHFIEVDRDESNNLYIVVHSGSRYLGKQVAEYYQNLAYSMLTGQPLSKRKKKKNRSIKNIDIPKHLAYLEKEEFNDYLWDMKITQNYALLNRKAITDIIIQQMQLNVSERFTTIHNYIDLEKMILRKGAVSAKLGEKLIIPINMKDGSLICVGKGNLDWNFSAPHGAGRVMSRKQAKKRITIEEYKKAMNGIYSTSVNAQTIDEAPMVYKSLKEIEENIQDTVEIIKRITPLYNFKAP
- the fliD gene encoding flagellar filament capping protein FliD; the protein is MASNPYVGTFQLTGAVSGMDTQAMVQKLMEVEQQPLNRAQEKFDTLTYKQKLWMEVDNKLEDFYDYLITFKLKSTLIPKSATSSDESVLTATASADADNSTFYLKVNSLASPTVLVGENIDSTITKSSTIGEVISATGDSTFTIKKGEDSDTITVSDSETIQNLIDKINASTLGVEAKFDDANGKFFIVNEENRNVDISVIADAGSNGETLITKLHLNGTDTVMTSGSFGEVELSFDGSTSITTYRDLTENTLNVFGTTIDLKSTSSSYVKVSIEQDIDKSVENIKEFVDKYNETITYVYDLLHEDQVTDKPTEEMTEEDYMKGMLKGDNNLEKIFYTLRNMVYSPVDIEQSGSQYNTLFDIGITSGDLGAGYENTMKGLLSVDEDKLREALNTNSEDVWKLFATNDTTNKEYGYAQSVQNYLYEVTKFNGYIDQIAGTNGTIGNEMRRLADEMTNLLDRLQRKEAQYYAQFSAMEQAIQQLNAQGMYIQNAFSNQ
- the trpS gene encoding tryptophan--tRNA ligase → MTILSGMRATGKLHIGNFVTLENWVEIQNKSDKNFFFVADWHALTSHYDTPEIIQPSTFDIIRHYVAVGLDPKKSVLFVQSAIKEHAELYLIFSMIASVSRLERIPTYKEQISNISTKDLTNLGFLGYPVLQAADILIYKGDRVPVGEDQIYHLEFTREIARKFNMKYKEIFPEPQPIISKVPKLPGTDGRKMSKSYGNVINIETNEKELKEKILPMMTDPARIRRTDPGNPEKCPVWDYHKAFTKSQDEKDWVWNGCTTAGIGCVDCKKLLIKNMKERLEPVWDKLASTSVEDAIEIAEDGNEKARKVASQTMQEVREALHLRW